The following is a genomic window from Arvicanthis niloticus isolate mArvNil1 chromosome 10, mArvNil1.pat.X, whole genome shotgun sequence.
tagatccccaccacaaatggttgtgagctaccatgtggttgctgggagttcagcctttatttttttaaaaatctagcctttaatggctgagccatttctctagccccaacctatctcaaatattgaaagacactgtctttgaatctttttttggagtaacaagtactctaaaaaaatttttaaagctcgttatattggagcaatggcttgcagaaaaaacttctttagagaaattcactaataaagtatcacacaatgaataatacacaccaaaagatttaaccacttaatattttgtattaaagcaacaacaatatttatatatataaaatgtaaaacaaccattttctgaagcaattatttctaacaaatatcgcttcatgggctcttaaaaattatgaataaatttattaactgtaaatcttacacctttaccagaaatgtaaaggaaaggtacaaaacatcttttatatctataaaattctataagcatttactgaaatggcagctggagtagcaacttatgttgtataaatcttaaatttgaactttattttggattaatttaataaccaatcttttttgtccaatgaatatatcggataaaagccaactttatcttctaataattgttacaaacattagaggaatctaaagcatctcatctttaacaactttgaatataaaggaattaaaatcataacttttaacccacagactgttgtaaagtctttgagtcttagatttatctttcttctcacaagaaacacagaaatcccggtaagcacatttctaggatctggtctgaagactcagaacaaaacggaatgctttgcacctgggcttctgtagttcagtctgcatgtcttaattcaaatgtaaatgcacttaacctccctcaggcctgttctctgaggcttggctaagccgaattgtgcattttggctttagcttaaaaccttaaatttaaactgtaaaccttaaaagacacgtgttgtatcctttttctataaacataggcaaatcaaaaaatttcaaactctcggttgagctaccaactgtagccaatggaatattggcagtttaactatgttttaaagcctcttttgtaagtaacatTCAAATAGCTGTAATCAaaaggcagtacttcagcatttgaatgcactggcaagagaacagttcaagatctgactacGGCCCACAGCGGTataacttcagtatcaggagactcagagctgtaatcttgtagcctagcttcattcttcatgaTCTGCACCAGCTgtatagggacccaaattgaattgttttcacctgtggaataagcacaaacagcccccctccctgggccacagcaggcccttagccaatcttgtagcctcttgttcttatgaGGGACAATGGCTATACGGCAtttagctgtggcattttcaaagatcatctgttctatcactggcattgcttgctctgagctcgcgaggcactccctgtgtgcccgctgGCCCGCACCCTTGCTCTGGCTCTGTCTTGTTGCAagccgccacaggtagcagagtgcAGActcttccccaaagattctgtcataaaggaggatctttTTTTCCTCCGACCTCTCTCCACCCGCCGGTGAAGGTTTcataagcttaatggactctgcagcagtccttgtTCCCTTTGGATATCCTATCCTATGACCAGGCCTTTTTCCCTGTtgccggctaacacaccctggttctggtatgctagagtggccccttttctcacaacacacataagttaaaaaatgcaatgcaagcaagaggctagctagtggagtggCAGCAGTGAGTTTAAATTCGCTTGCCACAAATGCCACCCCAGgaatatcttccaaaggtgtacctcgaaacctgcagtcttttaaccctcctcGAGTCTTGGGGGCCTTCCGCAACGCCTTGAAATTCCTGGGTTCTCGGCGCCAGATATTCCActcgcctcccgtgtccccccatGCCCGAGGacgagaaacacgagagacagtattcggttagttactgcaaaacgaggactttacttcttgtcacAGTAAAGCGGAAAGACACGGAAGGGgtgagacgcggaaggggcctagcttaaatacagcctagagtgacgtattcacttctgattggctgttcgctcaccacccaatattatgcctcgggattggccagtgactttggcgcgccttttgccttttgcaactgtgcagtcagttgtttactacaGGGAAGACACgaagccagcaccatcttgggaTGACAGATTATACCActgttaacagcggcttcctacaatgTCCACTATGCTACAAGATCTGGCTCAAAAGCTTGCGTCATCTAAGTCAAGATCCAGATCAGAAGTTTTTGTCTTCCAGCCTCatgatctggatcacaggtgaacCCTGCATTTCTACATTAAAGTTTCTTCCAGATATAGTTAAGTTGGCAACCAAGAAAAGCCATCACAACTACCATGATTTTTAAGAGTGAATTTCTAGACATTAATATTTACAAGTTGTTCTTGTGGGTGAAAGACAGGATTTTGATTTGTGTGGTATCGTGAATCATACATAGTAACACAGGCAGAAGTATGGGAATTGTGACTACATGAGTAAACAGACTCACTTGGTATAGTAGCAAATTCTCAGCAGTTCTCTAGTGTGAATATCATCAGAATCACAACACATAGCACTCAGCATTACACAGAATTACTATTTCAATATATCACATGTGGGATCCAATGGTTTGCATGATTAAGAATTTTCTAgcaatatgagtgtgtgtgtgtgtgtgtgtgtgtgtgtgtgtgtgtgagtgtgtgaagatAATACAAAAGCAAtggttcgtttttttttttttttgtttttttggttttttttgtataGAAAATGTAGAGGGTCTCAGCTGAGGACCACAGCCCTTGAGAGTATCATGCCAAGAGATGGTAGTCCCATTTTCACAGGAAAGGACACAAAATGGTATCGATGAATGAGCCATTTTTCCCCCCTGTGGACACAAGCAACTGTGCACCATTGAATCCAcagatttatgtattttgaatctaGTTAATTCATGTAGCTGTGTGTGACTCTTGGGAAgaaatttctattcaaaccagATCAAGCATTCtgaaaattcaaagaaatgaACATACACAAAGGGTTAATTACAAGAACATGGGAGGCTCAAAGGCTACTGAATCCCCAGAAAAGATGCCATGACATAGATGATGACTTTTGAAAGCTGAGTATCTCTGGTTTTCTCTCAACAACATGTAGGTGGTTGCACTGAGAATTCTTCTCTCTATCATAACCAAACTGCATTTTTAAGGGTAGGAAGGAGTCTTGTAATTTTTGCAAGATTCGTGAGTCTCAACCTCATTTAGATGTTTCAGTATTAATGGAGACAATAGAAAATCAACTGTTCTATACTATTAATTGGTAAACTATTGGTAATTTTTCTTGATGAATAAAGTAGCTATTTATAATTGCTGCTATCAGGATATATGTGATGGTTTGATTAAGAAtggtcctcataggctcatatatttgaatgcttagttactAGAGAGTGGCACCATTTGAAAGAATTaagggaggaagtgtgtcactggaggtttGTGATTTCAAAAGTCTTTTCTGAGGGTGGATTAGGATGGAGTTCTTAACTACATGCTTGCCATGTGTGCTGCCATGATGActgaaactgtaagaaagccCCCTactaaatgatttattttataagagcTGGTTTGGTCTTAGTGTCTTTCTACAGCTCTagagcagtgactaagacagtatttaacctgtggttttattttcatattaatttcaAAGGCGATCATTGTCTTAACTCCAGGGATAGATATAGGCAGCTTTAGACTATACAGTACAAGTAATCATCTTTTCTTGCCAGTAAGTGTAataggagttcaaagtcacccaAACCGTGAGTGGGTTTAGTTTTATTATGAGATAGGGATCCAGTATAAGTTTCAGTTTTCTTCTGGATTTGCTGTATATAGATCTATTACCTGAAAGTTCTACACCTTTTCCTTTTGCTCCTATGTGTTCCTCTACTCTGCTAGCCCTCAGAACATAACTTCGGGGGATTTTAATTAGGTTTCATTTTCTGGTTAAGTCAttaaaaagtaggaaaaaaatgttaagtgCAACAAATAGCAACAGAGAAGTTTCCAAAACAGCAAACATGAGTAGACAGATGCAACAACTGAAGAAAGTTGATAAAGACACTCCTCAAGGGGTTGGGAGTGGTGAGGAGGTTAAGAAGCTAAAGCACAACTTGTCTTTCAGGGTAAAAAAGGATTTTCATCCCCTAATTAGGGTTAGtcaattaaaggaaaaaaaaaagatggctgatTGGCCTACAACTATTGTCTCAGTATGTCCTGGTTTAGTCTAGAAGTTGATAAACCAGTGGATCTGCACTTTACTGTGAAAAGAAAATGTCCATATGGCTTTTTAAGCTACTAGGCATTTGTCTCAGCTTATAAGGATGAGGCAGAAGCAAGCTATTTTGTAAGTTCACTGTCTTTATTACCTACTTGTGATTCTTCTTCCTATCTGTTTACTTATCTGGAACCCTATCTATTTCAGACTCcagcacatacaaacaaacaaataacagcaacaaaacacaTTGCCAtcaacaacagtaaaaaaaatactaaacaaaATTCAAAAGCAGGATCATGAGACCATGGACCCACTTATTTCCTGACCTCTTACAGGCCAACTCATAATAGATCCAGTCAATTTGTCATgatgtattttgttatttaataaaGAAAGCCCCTTATATGCTacattctccttctcctcttcctcctcttcctcctttacttactccttcttcttctgccttctccttctttttccttgtcCTCTCCTCCACAGAGCTGAATAGAAAGATCTTTTCTTATTTAGATATCAATTGAATGGCATCAGCAAATAATTGAGGGAATCCTCTGTTATACTCTTGATAGCATTAAAATGCCATGGCCCTTACTGTAATTGAATACTGGAGGGCCACTGAGAGGCATCTCAGACTACCTATTTACCCATTGAActcttaccttttaaaaaatgaatttttctatATATTGTGTATGATAACAATTTTGTAAATAGCAATTTTGCAACAAATGCTTGTACAAATGTTCTCTGGACGAATAAATCAAGATTTATCTTTTAGCACCATGATAGACATTTTAAGGAATGTTAGACAGGGGTTGATGATCAGAATTTTACCTAAACTCAATTTGCTTTGTTTATGAGATTATATCATGATTTAATTAATAGGATTTATGGACCTATCATAGAAATGTCAGAATTGCAgtattatttcttgtttttggtAGCTGAGCTCATATGTGAcatatagttgtttttttttttttcctccactctGACCTCCTACAGAACAAATTGGCAACAGAGGTGACCTATTCCCTGCCACACCCCAACCAGATCAAACAACAAAGTGGAATAGATGGTAATAGAAACAATAGCATTTCCATAACCCCtggctagattttttttcaagtgaaagAAATTCTTCCAATGTGTCTTTTGGTGTGATACAATACTAACCTTTAAAAtgcccttttcccttttctttgacATTCTATAGActaggaaaaataaatagaacttgATGACAGGTAATGGCTTGTGGGTGAACAGGCAGTAGCAGGATAACCATCTGTATAATTGTCTCTGCTGTCATGAGCACAAGCATGATGTTAGGAGGAGCTCAAGTCCAAAGCCAGTGTGAGCATTTTAAACTGCAAAGCCATCAAAAtggaaaagtttttatttatcatatatctGATCAAATTATActtcagcatcatttttttttttaaaaaaaatctcatattttaatatattatataaattggGTGGTTCTCAACTTATACCTCAATTTATATTGTTAATAGGGGAGCCAGGAATGGAAAttgcacataaaatatttcacCGTTCATggcataaattattttgtttatagattGCCTCACTATTGAAAATATTCACCACATACAAGTGAATATGAATGAAGTAAATCAACCACTTTTGATCATCTTAAAAATTTTGAGAACATTCCCTTAATTATGCACTTTTGTCAGCTCCAGGTCATTTGCTACTTTCAATTATTTTCCATAATTTAATTGTTATAGTCATAAGTCTTTAAAGCTAAGTCTATGttcctatatctttttattgtgtAAGTCCACAAAGTTGGAAGTCCTTGTTTTCCATGTACAGTTTTATGATAAGGACCACCAAATTTCCATAACCTCTGCGTTTTTGCTGCGTATATTCATCTACCTAGTTAAATATTTCATAAGCATTTCAAGCAtaacatattaaaaaattaatccaTGCCACCCCTCTCCAAACAAAGCAATCATTTCAGTGATAGGCAGTAAAACCCACCATCTAACATGGAGCTGCCCTCTCCTTCAGATCATAGTTTCAACTACAATCTCCTTTTAAATACCCAAGATTTTAGAAATACCTTATTGTTAACAGTGTATATTCAATGCAACCCACCCATGTTATGTATGGAATTCTTCATGTCTTAGTAGGCTCAGGCTTGCACATCATCTCCATGATATATTTTTGGTAAACTGTGGTCCCTTAATTCAAACggcctttacattttaaaagtgatcaccgtcctctcttccttctcctataTATACAACCCCTTGGCTATTTTCTGTTTATATCTTTAGGAACTGATTTTAGATGCTTTATCTAAACGAAGTTTGATAACATAGGGTCTTTCTGACTTTGATTTAGCATGTTTTCAAAGTTCATTCACTTTATATAATGTGccatttctttgtctctttttgttGCCCACaacacagggacaaaaattggggcagagactgaaggaaaggaaagcctgtacagtgaccagcccaacttgcgATCCATCTCATGGGTGGGGGTCACCAAaatctgacactattactgatgctatgatgtgcttgcagacaggcaTCTGGCATggctgagaggctctaccagcagctgagtgagacagatgcagatacttatagccaaccactggactgagatTGTGGGACCCCtctggaagagttaggggaaagaaggaaggagctgaagaggatggcaaccccataggaagaccaacagtatcaactaacctaaactcctgggagttcccagagactaagctaccaaccaaaaagaatacatgggctggtctgaggatTCTGGAACATTTATAGTACAGGACTTCCTTGTAGGGCCTCAGTTAGAGAAGATGTACCTGATCCTGTATaggcttgaggccccagggaagggagatgcacgggagggagggtggggagtGGTGGAGTGccctttcagaggcaaagggagacagaatgggatgaagaactgtggaaaGGGGAActggaagggggcaacatttggaatgtaaataaacaaaataattaaaattaaatcattttattttttctattagcTAGTTGATTGCcatttatccatttcttcttttgaactACCACATAAATGAATTCTATAAACAATTGTGTGCAACCTTTTGTTTATAAtgcatattttcctttctcttggtTGCATGCATGGACAAGGATTGCTAGATTGGAAAGCAACTATGATTCATACTTTGAAATCACCAACCTGTTTGTGAAAGAAGcaacatcattttatttaaaatttttcatttctctattttcctgttattgcttattttttattctagCTGTCATCATAATAATCAGGaagccatttgtgtgtgtgtgtgtgtgtgtgtgtgtgtgtgtgtgtgtttgatgtgcaGTCTCCTATGGATAATGATGTTGTCTTTCCATGTATTTATTAGCCATTTATATATCTTCTTTAAACCATCTAAAAGTTATTCATTTATAGCTTAATATTGAATTGTTTTGTAATATACTATttaggaaaataatttcttttgcaTCATATTTTCTTGGCATCTTTACAATGTATCAATagataagtgattttttttcttagctatcACTTCTGTCCCTTTTTCTACACATCATTCTTTGGAATATTATACTATTTCTTGATTACTGTAGTTTTGTGGTTTTTGGATCAGGAGTGTGAGTCACCCAACtacattttggtttttaaaagagtatttttttttttttttttttttttttttttttttttgtgcaccCCAACTGCTCTGCAGGGTCCTAGGACACTGTACAAGACAGAAGAGGTccgtctttttatttttagtggagGTGGTCCCTGTCTCCAGGAGCTTACAATCTAGCTGGGGAGACACAACTAATGCACACTTAAACCAGTACAATTAGCAACTACCACAGTATTGACCACAACTGCTGCGTGAGACCAGGGATAAGCAAGGTCGGTGAAGAGCCGGGAGTTGGAGACAGTGTTTTGGTAAAGGTGGGATTCAATTACTGGTTGAATAGGTCAGAATCAACTGACACATTTTGGGGAGGGCTTTGGAAGGCAGGGGAATGGGGGAATGAGGGAGCAAGGCAGGAATATGCATGCCATAGGCAAAGGACAGCAAGAAGGCCCCACTTAACCCTTTTCCTCCACCACCCATGCCCTCCACTCTCCCAGTGCTGCACACAGTTGACACCAAGATTCAGGACTTCAGCTGGTGATGTCAGAATGGCCATTCTGCTTGATGACGGGGTGTTGGATCTCCGTGGTAGGATCTTGTGCAGCTGAGATGGTGCTGTCCCTACTTGATCCAGATAGAATGTGGTGCCTATGCCCATATCTCAAGGGTTGCTCCCctatttcccctcctctcccacccaccgGTAGTGGGACTGGGGCAAAGGGACCAGGAAGGGAACTGATATCTTCATCATTGTCAGTGCTGCTTTTCCGGGAGCCTAATGGCCCCTCACTGACCTTGGCAAGTGCTCCTCTGACGAAGGAGCACAGGGGACCCCCCATTCCTGTGCGGCTCTAGCTCCCATGCTGGTCCAGAAGCACAGGAACACTTGATGATTCGGCCGCCCAGGGCAGGGAGCTGGGGCCTCAGTTGGGGGCTCGCTGCCTGCGTTCCCCCACCACCTGCCGCCCCGTCAGGGACACCGTGTGCACCAGCTTCTGCAGGGAGTACCTGAACACCTCACTTCTCGCAATGAGCTGTGTCCCTGGAGGATTTCGAAAAGCGAATCCTACCCAGTAAATGCAGCATTCCAGGAACACCTGCAGCAGCACTCGGAAGATGTACCAGCCGATGATGAGCAGTTCTGCCGAGGCTGCTGCCACTGCAGCCATGGTTccgagagtgggtgggtggtcgAAAGCAAGGGTTCGCCGAGGTTTACTGGTTTTGGAATCTGTTGCTGGGCCCAATGCTGCAGCTCTGGTGGCTAAAAGAGTATTTCTAAGAGAATATTTTGATcaatctatattttatattatcatacaaattaaaatgtcaGCTTGATAATTTCCCACATAGCCAGCTAAAAAATCATTGGGGATTTTTATTGAGTCTATAGATCAATTTGAACAATACTGACATTCTAATActgctgtttgctgtttgttgATCTCTGAGCAGGATATAtcttcccattttttaaaaaaaatcttaattgcCTTCAACACTGTTATGCAttgttaaatatataaatcttggAGTCCTATCATTCattaggtgtgtgtgcatgtgtgtgtgtgtgtgtgtgtgtgtgtgtgtgtgcatgtgtgtgtgtgtgtgtgtgtgtgtgtgtgttcatggctAAGTGCCTTCTAATTCTATTTTGAAAACAGTTTCTATATATTATTACCAAATGTTCCTCTTTAGTATaccatatttttataaaaaaaattaaatcttataaCAGTGAATATGTGAAATTATACATCCTAGCTCTTTTGGGTGGGTCACTTCATTCCCCTCAATTTGTTCTTGACTCCTGGCTATCTTTTACTGaccttaatattatttttttctttctcctatatCAGTTAACATTTTTCCTTTAGTGCATATTTAGCCTCTCTCTTATGGGGATAATCTCTCACACTATGAAACCCtcattcctatttttattttttaaatcactgttCTCCTTTCAACTTTGTTCCTTCCAATTCTGAACATATTGCctattgtgttttttaaaaagcattttgatCAGGGCATCTGTTTCAAATTCTCAGCAACATCTTATTGTTCATATGGTAGAGAATGAAAGTATCTTGTCATTCCAGGAATCCTACATAGTGGATCCCTGCCCTTATGCCCAGGTACTTATTACCCCCACACTCTTGAATTTCCACTCTTCAATTGCTACTAGTCAACTGTGCATTCTGGGATCAAATTATCTACTTTCATGTAGACAGACACTGAGTAGATGGCACTCTCTTTTTTGAATGCTCTTGCTCGCCATATGCGTGAACAACTCCACACCATCTTTTAGATCTTGAGATGTTTTTCCATTACCTCTATGCTTGGATAGTTTCTCCTTAATTTTAGTTATCCTGTTTCCAGTACCATTTCCATACCCATTCTAAATATATGTAGTTGGGCAGTTGTTGGTTTTATTACTAAaagtttctttcattaaaaagacATAAGAAGATGGTAGTGATTGTGTTTGTTTCAGTATGTTCTTATTGCCTGATCCCTAGACATGTGtcaaacaaaaatgtattaaataagtGAATCTTTATTATAGATTTTGAAAAGTAGTTTAAGGCTACTAGAGTAGAATGATTTCTGTGAGCATTAGAGGCATGGCCTGCAGTGGCTTTTGCACAGCTTACTAACCCTAAATAACATAGCAGTATTCTTATTTCTCACAGACATCTAATTAGAAGCTTTGAGGTTCAAGAACTTTCTATTGTGACTTTAAAATGTATCCTTAGGAACATTCCGtctcttctcaaaaaaaaaaaaaacttattatttatgttgtttttgcATTTAGAACTCTTCTCAACAAAGTCATTAGTGGAAATGTCACCTTCAAAAGACCAAGAGTTTAAGAATCTTGAAAAACTGTGTGACTGTTTCAAAATTATTCAGTATTTCTGAGTTTTCATAAAATCTATAACATTGTTTATTGTATGTAAAAATCTATGAAAGTCTAGTTTTTGTCTCCTTAAACCAGTTTTCTCTcattatttctaattataatgattctcaatataataaataattgttCAACTAGTTTATATATGATGTAATCAATGACTTTCAACgtaaaatacaattatataatGCATTTTGCACATAATCTATTGAGTTCTAAGAAAAATGGATACCCTTAATGCAAAAGTGAAGACATGAGtttattatataaatgaaaagaacaaggCAAGTAATTTTggattatattattaaattaaacacaaggtatttaatttcattatttcaatGAAATTAACCTTTACGCAAATTGGACACCTTTAAATCCTTTTAATAGATTTCTTTAAAGAGAATTCAGATGAAGATAACTATTAGAGCTGAAACTTATATTGTTGGACATGTATTTAAtaggccagaaaaaaaaacccatacattGCAT
Proteins encoded in this region:
- the LOC117716287 gene encoding neuronatin is translated as MAAVAAASAELLIIGWYIFRVLLQVFLECCIYWVGFAFRNPPGTQLIARSEVFRYSLQKLVHTVSLTGRQVVGERRQRAPN